DNA from Elephas maximus indicus isolate mEleMax1 chromosome 18, mEleMax1 primary haplotype, whole genome shotgun sequence:
GTTTCTGATTTGGGTTCTGTTCACTTTCTGATTTTATAAACAAGTTTGTATATTTGTAGTATTGAAGGCGTTTAGTGAAGGATGATATGGCCAGTGAAGGGGACCAGAATGTGAAGAGTACAGCTCTCTCTGACCTACATATCCCAGAACTGCCAGAAAAGCAAGTCCCGGCAGAAAGTCCCACATTTTAAGGGTTTCAGATATCTAGTCCAGTCCTTGTACAAATGTATGGGCTTTGGACACCAAAGGCAGGAGGGAGAAAAGGTGATGACAACTAGCCTATGATATCATTTAAAACTCCCACCCCCCTATTAAGTCTCCGCCCTCCCAGATCCCCCAAGCGTGATTTTGCACAACAAGTTAAATAAAAGTAAACTGTTTATTAAAAGATACAGCAAAGGTACAGATACAGAGATACATACaaagatacagatatatatatatttacatatatatacagtctTGCTGTTTTCATGTGCATCATATTTAGCAGCACATTATTTAATCAGGCGGCATTTTAATGGGGTTATTTTGACACTTGGCATTGTTACTGCGTCATTTTGACAAGATTCAACTATAGCCTCATGGAAATGTCAAGGTGTGACTTCCACTTCTCCAACTTTTAATAGTAgcaaagaagggaaggaaaagggaaTGGAGTGCCCAGGCTGAGCATTAGGTTAAACACAAGAATTCAAAAGGACCAAGGTAGTACAGGGAAGGAAAAATGACTGAAGACTATCTGACCAACAACCCAGAGATATAGTGAGAGACCCCTTTTTAAGGGCAATGGGCTATGTCCCCAAGATGTGAAATCAGTGGCCTTTTACCAATCCAGTCCTTGTGTTGAACCTGAGGATCTGCCTCGCTCTGCTCAATCCCTCCACCAAATACATTTGCTACCACCAAAACCTAGAGCTGTAGAGCCTCGAGGCAAAACGGGAAGCTAAGTAGTTGTACCTTGGGCTACCTTCCCACAAGTGCATGGAGGGCCCAATGTTGGGTAGGGATGTGATAACACTCTTCTCTGCAATTCGATGCTTTTCACTTTGTGGCTTGGTTCCACAAAGTGAACTGCATCGAGTTACTGTCAAATGAGAAGCTGCGGGTTGTTTCAGCTGTCGTCTAACCCGGCCCTGCCGTTTAACCCGGCCCTAAGAAGAGTGAAACAGAATCCAAATCAgatataaaataacaataaaatggcAGATTcaggtataaaaaagaaaaaaaaaaaaattatattccttTTACTTACCTCAGAGGGCAAATTGCTGCTGAaaacattatcatcatcatctttgttttcttcaccaTTTTTCTCTACGGGGACCCACTCTCCGTAAACACTATCCGCCTCTTTTTTTCGGTGTTGAGATCCAGACGACACAGGAAATTCTTTTGTTAATGTTACCTGGCTTTTTGGCGGAGTGGGCTTTGCTGCAGCGATCTAAAACATGAAGAGTATGTAATTAAAACTCAATATCACAAATACATTAAAATGGTTTCTCAAGATTTTCAACATATTCTGAAGGAAACAATTCTGTTCATTCGTTCTCACAGTATTTAAACTAAGGAAAATTTTCAACTAAGAATCTGGATTTTATTTAAACAGCTCCATAAATTCATCTGTTTCATCAAGCCATAAACTCTAATACTCACATTCAAATTGAAAAAAATGGGTTTGGGTTCACTGAGTTTAAAGGGATGATGATAAAAAGGAGgttcttcttcctcttcatccGAAACGTGAGGCTTATTCACTATGACATCGTCATCTTCTTTACTCTGTGCGATCTGTTTGCatttcttaaaaagcaaaaacaaacagaaaatcaatCTTACATTTATGCAGAATTACAtgttaatttcttaaaaataatcaaaaccacATAAAATCAACTTTTAAGAGTAAAACGAGATTAACGATAGATTATAGATAGGTAGCTTATTAGCTATGATTTAAACACACTCTGGCTGGTCAGTCAGtcaacaacatttattgagcacctactatgtgcagagCACTGTACTGGGCACTGTCCagggaatacaaaaaaaaagtagaagacatggtccctgctccCAAGGAGCTTACAATCTAGTTCGAGAGACAAAATACATACACAGGAAATAATTGAATAACGTTTTTTTACAGAGCAACACAATAACAAGTGCAAACCGATATAATACAAAATGAGTACATAAGTGCTGAAAAACCAAAAGCTTAAGAGAGAATAGAGTCAGGCCAGATTAGATAATCAAGGAATACTTCCTTGAAGAGTTCTGAGCCAGATTTTCCACGTGAGGAACAAGTGTTTGGTAGGTAAAGGAAGAGTCATCCTAGTCAGGTGGTGGTAAAAAGGTGAAAAACAAAGGGAAGAGGGCTAAGGATTAGCTGAAAATGGTACAGAGGAACACAAAGTGTTCACAGGGTTTCAAACTCTGAATAAGAAGCTTGGATTTGATAATAGAAGCCTTTACTaggtccttaattttttttttttaagttgtaatcTGTATTGTAATaaatggaaatgaggaaacaGATGGTAACTATATGATCTCCAAAtatacagcaaaataaaaaaagcctTTGAGATAGGGTTAAATAATAACACGACTCTCCATAAATACGTTGTAGAGTGAGTCTCTCAAGGAGCAGAACTCAAGAATGGAAAACAAGGCATGATGGAGCGGGTCCAACTGATGAGATCTGACACGTGAAGCAAAGTCAATTCCTTCCTGAGAACTGAAGGAAAAGATTCTATTACCTAGCTTTAAAAAAGGTCAGAATAAATTTGGGTAGATCTGTCTCTAAACAAGCAGTAGAGTTTGTCACATCCATTATCAATTGAAAAATACCACAATAGGATAAAAAGCTCATTTAGCCAAAAACACAAGTATATCAGGCTTATAACCAAGGGGGACAGAAATTATTGACAATGGCAGGCTAGCATAAGGCTAGCCAATAATAAGTTTCAATATATGAAACAGTGTGGTATTTCTGGATCCTAGCAGCAATATTTCAGCGTTCtccgaaaaaacaaaacaaaaaaagccaataaTACAACAAAGCCCCTCCCCTCCAAGAAAAGCCTCAATTTAAAAgatcaaattcttaaaaacaaaataagtgtGTTTAAAATACATATGTTACTGCCAAAACCCGAACCGCAGGAAGAACTGATAATGGCCGGCCATTATCGCCAATGGCTGGTACCAAACAGCCAAAACCCGAAATGTTGATGCGAAAGAAGTTCCTTTCAGGCAATGGCCAGCTATTCTCATAAATTTCCAAGCTCCGGTGGCAAAAGATCATTTCTGAAGATTGTCTGTGTCTTTGCGTATATGCAGTACACTCGTGGCGATCAGTGAACACGTCGTGAATGGAAACGAAACTGTAGGCGAGCTTCTGCGTGTTGCTCACTCAACACCTCCTCCATTCAAACGAACCGTCCCACTCCTCAGTCAGTTTGGCTTCTAAAACTGGAAAGCAAAAGTAATGGGAAGTAACTTTTAGCTAGCGGAGCTTAGCCATCCCGGATAATGGCCTGCTAAACAGAGCTTCTGCCGCTGCCACGTCTGTATTTCGGGTTTTGGCCACTCGGTGCCAGCCATTATCAGTTCAGCCCACAATTCGGGTTTTGGCACGCTCCAGAGTCAACATCACTGGAATAATCCAtttaagaatgaaaacaaattctGTTTAGCTTACCTCAGTTAGTTCTTCTATAGTTGCTCCTCCTGACTTTTTAGCAACTTTCTCTTCTATTGAAGGTGGAGGTGCAGGTTTTAGGTTTGGCGGTAGAGGAACACCAGCCTTAGCACACATGGCAGCTGCATTAGCTTTGGCTATTTCAAGTAATTGAGCCTtatctgtgagagaaaaaatataaaaagcagtTTTCCTCAAAAGCTGTACATTTTATACCATCAAATTTTACATGCTAACAATATTAAAAGCATCAAATTTCTGCCTAAGTTATAGCTGTCATCACATCACTCTGGCTCAAAGCTTTTAAGTGGTTTCCCCCTATTTAAAGAACTAAGTTCACACTGAGCTCCCATTCAAATAATACACAAAACAGCTAACGCACACAGCTGTGATGCCCACTCTGCTACACACCAAGACACACACCTGCCAAAGCCTTATCCTCCACATCTTTACTATCCCTCCTGCAGGAAATTACTCTCCAAATCTCTGACAGTTACCTTAATCACTCTTTGAGCCCTGTTCAAATGCCAACTCTTCTAAGAATTGTTATTAAAGCAGGATGAAGACTTCTCTCTACCGTGACCCTGCAGTGCCTTACCTATACCAATACTATAGCAATCCTCACATCCTGCCTCTTCGGCCATTTCACTATTTGGTAAACAGAGATACACAGGCATTTTATCCACGTCTCCTCTAAGAATTACACACTGTTCCTCTGCACAGTACTCTGAATAAAAGAATAACTCAGAAATCTTCTCCTGAAATGAATGCATTCTCTTTCTTTGCTCATTGTGTCCTTCTTTTTAGACAACGCTGACCTGGAAATGCCTAAACTACTGGAAAAACAATAAATTATCTACATTTATTTCTGGTACTCATGCAATATCCATCAAGTTTTAATCATCTCCGCACACTAATTAAAATCAGGAGAAATTACagctgtttatttttaaagtaatacaCAACAGATGATTAAAACCATTCATCTAATAAATTTCCCTTTATTTGGCTAATTATTACCCACCCCCACAAGCACAATTCCCTATTTACTTCCCATCAGAATTACCTTCACAACCTTTTAAAAGTACTAAAtatcatggggcagttctactctgtcctatagggtcgctatgagtcggaattgactcaacggcactgggtttaaatATTGCATATTATGATAAACATAACTTAAACAATGAAACTTTAGGCTTATTTGCAAAGACGCATGTCGAAATACACAATAATAATCCGAGCATATACTATTATCCTAGTTTCTAACTTAACGAACTTTTACTTCTATTTTCCATTCTTAATGATGGCAAGATGGGTTTAAGTGAAATACAGCATTGAAGAATGGAAACACTTTGGTTCTCATATACTCCAAAGCAGGTCTCCTTAACTCTCATTGTATCTGTCCCCCTATGCTTAGGCATTTATCCCTACATTTTCTAAAAAAACAAgctaatctaatttaaaaaatttaaagacacCAATTTTTATCCTAAACCAACAATCTAACCTATTACATTTGCTCAAAAAGGAATAAACTCAGGTTGCAATCATTTTCCATCACAATaccactgaatttttaaaaagaatgactCACCCAAATCTGTCAAACGTTTAGGTGATCTGCCTCTTTCCGAAGACCTCGACCGTTTACGACGGATGGGAGATCTGCTAAACCTTCTCCTCAAGGGTGTTCGTGATCGCCTTAATCTGACTGGAGATATGCTAAAGCTCCGTCTTCTTACCACAGACCTTGATCTTCTCCGCCGGCTCGGGGTGCGGCTCCGCCGGCTCGGGGTGCGGCTCCGCCGGCTCGGGGTGCGGCTCCGCCGGCTCGGGGTGCGGCTCCGACGGCTGGGGGTGCGGCTCCGACGGCTGGGGGTGCGGCTCCGACGGCTGGGGGTGCGGCTCCGCCGGCTCGGGGTGCGGCTCCGCCGGCTCGGGGTGCGGCTCCGCCGACTTGGAGAAACACTAAAGCTCCTTCTTCTCCCCACAGATCTAGACCTTCTTCGACGACTCGGAGTATGACTCCGACTCCGACGGCTTGGGGTGCGACTTCGAGCTCTAACAGTTTTCCGGTTATCCCTAGAgcttgatctttttctttttctctccctggATTTGGATCTGTGCTTTGGAGACCTTTTGCGCTTCTCTTTGGATACAGATCGCCTTCCTCTAGACTTTGATCTTGACCTGCTGCTCCTCCTCCTGCGTCTTGAACGTGACCGTGAACGTGTTTGGGAGCGATGAGACTTGGATTTAGATGATCTCTTTCTTGCCCTGGAACGAGATTCACTGGTACGTTTGCGTGATTTGTGTTCAGAAGACTTGGAACGCTTACTTCGAGATCTTAATGAAGagtctcttttcttctctttttcacctTTGTCACGGTtcttatttttcttgcttttttcatgtgtgtCCTTAACTTTTACAAAGATTTCATAATCATCTTTTTCCTCTGAAGAAGACTCTGAAGCTCTTTCTGGCAGACCAATTACACCTGGACTAGCAGCAGATTTATCACGTTCAACCTCACTTGGAAGTAAAGGTCCTTCAATACCAGCTCTAAGGCTTGTAAGACGTTCCATGTCCTTAGGAAGTAATGGCCTCACTAAATCTGCTTCGTTGATGTCCTCAATGTTGGCAGAAAACCCTGTATCAGGCAAGATCTCTTCACTGTGGAGAGATACTTCTTTATCTTCTCCACTACTTTCTTTGGGGCTAAGGGCAACTGCTACTGCCTGGTCACTCTCCTTCATAGGTAATGGTCCTTCTGCATCCTCACCAACAAGGTTATGATTAGATGGTACATCAAAATGAATGTCTTTAGCAGGCAAAGGTCCCTCTATGTCAGCTTCACTGCCACCACTGGGGCTGGTGGAAATTACCATGTCATGTTCAGTATCTTGAGTAGTTAGAGATACTTCAACATCATATTTATTAACTGAACTGAGAGCAGATGCTATGGCAAATTCAATACCCTCACTAGTTCCCTTCGCATCAGGTTCAAGAGCAAGAGGATCAGCAGAAGACAGACTTCCTCCTACTTCAGCCTCACTAACACCAGGGCAGGTAACCAACACTGTGCATTGTTCAGTCTCATTGACAGGTAAAATTTTCTCTTCGCCAATTTCACCGACACCCCCAGTACTGGCAGCAGACGCTGTATTATGTTCCATCTCTTTAGTAATTAAATGACTATTTACATTAAGGTCTATACTCACACCCTGTTCACTTCCATAACAGTCACTCTTCAGGTGTCCTTCAGCAGGAGGTTCTTCACCTGAACACATGGTAATCTCCTGCATGCCAATCTCTGGAGCAAGATTAGAATCACCAGATATTAAATTCATCCCCTTTATGATGTGTGTTGAGGACATTACACTAGACTCCAGTATCACTGATGTAGACTCTAAGACCAGCTCTGTTGATATTACTTGAGTCTGCGCCGAGACAGTGACAGCAGGCTCTGAAACGGTCAGAGTGGATTCCTGAACAGAAACAGATGGTTCTGAAGCAATCATGGCAGGCTGAAGAACTGACACTGCTGGGTCCACAATAGGCACAGTAGGCTCCAGGGCAGAAACCACTGGCACAGGAACAGGAAGATGCTCTGGCTCAAGCACAGCAGGTGACTCCGAGACAGCCACCACCAGCACCTCTGAGACAGCCAGTGGCTCTGGGCCAGCTGCCACCAGCGGCTCCGGGACAGCCACTGCTGACGACTCTGTGACAGCCACGGCCGGCAACTCTGGGACTGCCATGGCCGGCGGCTCTGGGACTGCCATGGCCGGTGGCTCTGGGACAACCGTGCTGGGTAACTCTGAGACAACCATGGCTGGCAGCTCTGAAGTACTCTGTGCTGACTCTGGAATAGTTACCGCTGGCTCCAAGGGAGACATAGATACTTCTGAAGCAGCATGTCCTGAAGCTCTCAAGGAATCAAAGGTTTCTGCCATCTCTGGCATAAGAGCAGGCTGTGATGTGAACATAGTTGGTTCTGCTGACATTATGGGAGTTTCTGACACCACAGAAGTCACTGGTGTCTCTGCAATCATTTCATGTTCTGCTACTTCAGCAGACTGTACAGGTGTTGATGTAACTGAAGACACTGGCTCTGACGGTGGCTCTGCAACACCCACAATAGCCTCTGCTGCTAACACTGCTGGCTCTGATGCTGACACTGAATAATTAGCAGGCACTGCCAAAGGTTCTGAAATCTCACTCTGACTTACAGGAGGCTCTGGCAGCGATACTGACTCTTCAGGAGGCAATGCTGGCAACTCAGTAGGCCATGTACTTTCAGTTGTTAATGCTGACTGCTCAGTGGTTAATGCAGGGCCCTCTGGTGGTTCCTCAGGAGGCAGTGGTGGTGTCATTGGTGGCTCCTCAGGTGGCAATGGAGGCATTGTAGGGGGTTCCTCAGGAGGCAAAGGTGGCACCATATATGCCTCCGTGTATGTATCAGTATAAGAATCAGTGTAAGAATCGGCCGCCATAGACATCATTGAACGATCAGCAGTGTAAGATGACATCATAGATCGGTCAGCTGCAGAGTACGATGACATCATAGACCGGTCAGCAGCAGAGTATGACGACATCATAGACCGGTCAGCACCCATGGACATCATAGATCGGTCCATGGGAGACATCATGGAGCGCTCATAAGCTGACATCATAGAGCGCTCATAAGCTGACATCATTGAGCGTTCAGCCATAGGAGACATCATAGAGCGCTCGTAGGCTGACATCATAGAGCGCTCATAAGCTGACATCATAGAACGCTCAGCCATAGGGGACATCATAGACCGCTCATAGGACATCATAGAGCGTTCGTAAGATGACATCATGGAACGTTCTGCAGCATAGGACATCATCATAGAACGTCTAGATGCTAACATCAGGGGTCTAGGTGCTAACCTATATGGCCTAGTTGCTATCCTATATGACCTAGGTGCTATCCTATAAGGTCTAGGTGACATTCTATAGGGATCAGGAGTTAGTCTGTAGGGATCATGGCCTAATCTATACGGGTCCTGTCCTAACCTATAGGCATCATGACCTAACCGATAAGGGTCATGTCCTAACCTGTAGGGATCTTGGGCTAATCTGTAAGGATCCTGAGCTAACCTATAGGCATCAGGAGATTTTGAATCCAACATAGCAGAATCTTGGGTACTAGATGCTAACATCTGGGCATCCATGGTACCAGATGCTAGCATCTGGGCATCCATGGTGCCGGAAGCTAACATTTGAGAGTCCATAGTACCAGATGCTAACATCTGAGAATCCATAGAGCTAGTTGCTAAcatctgggagtccatggtgCTGGTTGCTAGCATCTGGGAGTCCATAGAGCTAGTTGCTAACATCTGGGAGTCCATAGAGCTAGTCGCTAACATCTGGGAATCCATGGAGCTGGTCGCTAGCATCTGGGAGTCCATGGAGCTGGTCGCTAACATCTGGGAGTCCATGGAGCTGGTTGCTAACATCTGGGAGTCCATAGAGCTGGTTGCTAACATTTGGGAGTCCATGGAGCTGGTTGCTAACATCTGGGAGTCCATGGAGCTAGTTGCTAACATTTGGGAGTCCATGGTGCTAGAGGCTAAcatctgggagtccatggtgttGGACGCTAAcatctgggagtccatggtgttGGACGCTAAcatctgggagtccatggtgttGGATGCTAACATATGGGTCTCCATGGTGTTAGAAGCTAACATATGGGATTCTTGGGCCATCAAGGGGTCCACTCCTACTGTTACAGAAGTTTCCCCCACTAATGTAGTAGGCAGCTCCTGTGCTACCGTATTATAGGATTCCAACGCTGTCGTCGAGGGCACCTCCAGGGACTGCGACACGGTCATCGTTGACAGCTCCGATGTTGTCACCACAGACTGAACAGAAATCTCCAGCGCCACAGTTGCCACAGGCTGCCCAGGCAACTCTGGTGCCCCAGGCTGCCCGGGCAACTCCAGCACCCCTGTTGCCAGGGGCTGCCCCAAAAGCTCCAGTGCTCCAGCTGCCCCAGACTGCCCCGAGAACTCCAGTGCCCCCGCTGCCATGAGCTGCCCAGACAACTCTAGTGCCCCAGTTGCCACAGGCTGCCCCGACAACTCCAGCGCCCTAGTTGCCGAAGGCAGCCCTGGCAGCTCTGGCACCCCAGTCACCGAAGACTGCCCCGGCAACTCCAGCGCTGTCGTTGCCACTGGCTGTCCTGGCAACTCCAGCACCATCGCTGCCTCGGGCTGCCTCAgcaaccctgttgctgttgtcacCTCAGCCTGCCCAGGGTGTTCCATCGTTGTCATCCCCAAAGGCTGCTCCAACTCAGTCGTCGTCACAGGTTGTTCGGTCAACTCCATTGCTACTGTCACCACAGGCTGCCCTGGCAACTCTACTGCCGCTGTCACCACAGGCAGCCCTGGCAACTCCTGTGCCATCACAGGTGGCTCTGGCACCTCCTGTGGTGGCTCCAGCCCCACAGATGATGCTGGGAGCCCTGGCAATTCCTGCAACAACTGTGGCACTGGTGTCACAGAGGGCCCCGGCAACTCAGACACTACAGTCGCAGGGGGCCCTGGCAACTCAGGCACTGGGGTAGAAGGGGGCCCTGGCAACTCTGGCACCGGGGTAGCAGAAAGCCCAGGTAACTCCAGCGCTGGAGTCACAGAGGGCCCCTGCATCTCCGGCATGGAGGTCGCAGGTGGCCCCTGCAACTCCATCACTGAAGCCACCGACGACTCCGGCAGCTCCAACGCCGTGGCCTTAGGCAGCTCCAGCAACTCCTGCGGTCTTGTGATGGATGAATCTGCACTCTCCAATGGTACTTCTACAGGCTGCTCTGTCAATCTTAGTACGTCAGGTACAGATGACTCTGGAAAGCCCGTTGTTGTCGATGTGCTTGGCTCAGGGTGCACCTCAGCAGATGTCTCTGAGGATTCCACGAGGGTTTCTGCTGACTCTAGCATTTTTGCTACTGGAGGCTCTACCAACACGATCTTTGATGGCTCTGGAGATGTGCTCTCCAAAGGTTTCAGCACAGGAGTCATCTGATACTCCATCGACATTGTTACAACCGGCTCAGGTGACTTCAGCACTAGTGCTGGGGTAGGCACTGGTGCTGCTGGAAAGCAATCCAGAATCTTTGCCGTGGATGGTTCCAGCATTACTGCCATAGAATGCTCTGACTGCTCTGAGATGACAGATGTAGACTCAACTTGCAATTCTGCAGTCTTTGTAGCTGGCTTCAGAGTTTCAAAGTTGTGTGGCTCTGATACCTCCATTGCAACTACAGGAGGTTCTAGCACAACTGCAGGGGAATCACCGGTCTCAGATAAGCCAAGTGCTCTTACAGGATGCTCCAGTCCCATCACTGAAGGCTCAGAATCAAACTTCAAAAAGGAATCTGATTCTATATCTATGTTCCCATCATGATGAGATTTTGGCTTTGACTCAGGTTCTTCTGgctgtcttttatattttttctccttttctttcttctttttcttttttttatttttgtgctttttatgCTTCTTTGACTTTTTGCTAGGAATTTCATCAGTAGGATCTGTTTGTACAGATACACATCTACTTTTTCTGGAAGCCTCCTTCAAGTCTGAaattaagagaaattaaaattgTCAGACATCCCCCAAAATAGATTTAGATAAATGACATAAACCAAGATTTACATTCCATGTTAAAACACCATTGTATGACACCTCGTTATACTCACAAGGCACGTATTTATATGTTTATACCCACATTTACCATATGTTCACACTCCTGTGTGCACTAATGAGATACAAAGTTGCCATATCAACTATTTTTTGTAAATCGACTAATTTGAGGACTAAAGCTGAGATTAAAAATATTAGTTTATTCCAAAAACTTATCTAGAAGTAAGACGTGTTTTACCAAATTCTACTAAAATTTTCTCCAGCTCACAAATTCCAGAAAATTACTTTTAAACGACTCTTTCATATTACTGTTAGAACTGCTCTACCAAGCCAACCAAtcactgccatcaagccgatttcaactcacagcaaccccatagggtttccaaggctgtaaatttttacagaaacagactgccacatctttctcccacagcgcctccggtggtttcaaacctccaacctttcagttagcagtcagttgctttaaccactaagccaccaatgctccttagaatttcTATAGTAATAGCTAAATTAAATAATCTTTtgatgaaaagttttacacagcaaaacatacgccaaATCAACAaattctacacatacaattccgtggcactgattacattcttaaagttgtgtaatcattctcactatcctttttccaaattattcctccaccattaacataagctcactgccctcaaagcttctcatctaaccttttcaGTTGCTACTGTCAATCTGACCACACACAATACTTTAAAAGAGAACAATCAAACCATTTTTGCAATTACTTTATAACCCCTTCTTATATAGGAAGCAACATGGCACCGGCACTGGAACAGACTGCATGCTTTAGGTCCCGCATCTACCACTTATTAGACAAATAGTCTCAGCCAAATGACTCTCTGTGCCTCCCAGAGTTAGATGACTGAGTTAAAACAGAGGGACACTGAAcaaagcctggcacacagtaagcactcagcaAATGTAAGCTCTAAGCTGATATTACTATTGTCATACAGTATACAAATATCTGAATGAGAAATGTAATCAATACAATCCTCAAATTTTATCTTATCGCACCCATCTGTTAcgttccaatttaaaaaaaaaaaaaaaaacttccccccAATACTCTTCTGAAATTactaacaattttttttcctttttttttttttttaaataaagtggtTTTGGGGAGAAAATTCTTACAGCCTTTAACATCTAATTTAAGAGCATTTCAATTTGCATACGCTAAAGTATGTGGTTTATAATTCGTTTTATAAGCAGATGGGATTTAATCTAATGCCAATATCAAATTATATAAATCAGTGATCCCAGAAAAAGCTGATCAGAAATCCAGGCCATTAAgactacagaaaaaaataaatcaatacatGAAAAGACACACGCCAAAGCAAAAGTAGTCATTTTCTACcaaatactgtttattttatgacaCCAAATGTTAAGTTAGCTAGTATGTACTTCCAGAGAGCGACGATTCTAACCATGGCTAAAATCTATGCTTTTTAAACCATATTCCATGTCAAAAAGAAGACCAAGCACATCACAATTCCAAGACTAAATGAAGATACTGTTTTTGTCGTTGATCATAAATCCTTCACTTCATCAATTATTTatttcttactaaaaaaaaaaaaaaatccaaacaatgATTCCCTCCCCAATTCATTGCACTTTTAAGTAGGATggatgcaaaaacaaaacaagctctaaccaaaccaaaccaaacccactgccatcgagtcaatgccaattcatagcgaccctacagaacagactagaactgccccatactttccaaggagcgcctgccagattcgaactgctatcctcttggttagcagccatagcacttaaccactacaccaccagggtttccaaaacaagcTCTAAGCTTGGGCTTTAAAGTAAAACTTTCCAGGGTAAATTTTAAAAGTCACTACTGGTTTGATCCAGGCTCCTGTACCTTTCAAAACAGGTATTTATACGAGTGTTTTATGAAAACCTACATTCAAAATCCTGGCACTGAGGTATTACAAGACTGAATTAAATAAAAGTCACATTCCACCAGCAAAGCCAATAAGTGCATCAATGCTCATGTTTCAGTACAACTGCATTTGCAAAGAAATATTTAAACAAGAAAGTCTGCGACGaatcaattaaacaaaaacttaAATGT
Protein-coding regions in this window:
- the SON gene encoding protein SON isoform X4 — its product is MATNIEQIFRSFVVSKFREIQQELSSGRNEGQLNGETSTPIEGNQAGDSAASARSLPNEEIVQKIEEVLSGVLDTELRYKPDLKEASRKSRCVSVQTDPTDEIPSKKSKKHKKHKNKKKKKKKEKEKKYKRQPEEPESKPKSHHDGNIDIESDSFLKFDSEPSVMGLEHPVRALGLSETGDSPAVVLEPPVVAMEVSEPHNFETLKPATKTAELQVESTSVISEQSEHSMAVMLEPSTAKILDCFPAAPVPTPALVLKSPEPVVTMSMEYQMTPVLKPLESTSPEPSKIVLVEPPVAKMLESAETLVESSETSAEVHPEPSTSTTTGFPESSVPDVLRLTEQPVEVPLESADSSITRPQELLELPKATALELPESSVASVMELQGPPATSMPEMQGPSVTPALELPGLSATPVPELPGPPSTPVPELPGPPATVVSELPGPSVTPVPQLLQELPGLPASSVGLEPPQEVPEPPVMAQELPGLPVVTAAVELPGQPVVTVAMELTEQPVTTTELEQPLGMTTMEHPGQAEVTTATGLLRQPEAAMVLELPGQPVATTALELPGQSSVTGVPELPGLPSATRALELSGQPVATGALELSGQLMAAGALEFSGQSGAAGALELLGQPLATGVLELPGQPGAPELPGQPVATVALEISVQSVVTTSELSTMTVSQSLEVPSTTALESYNTVAQELPTTLVGETSVTVGVDPLMAQESHMLASNTMETHMLASNTMDSQMLASNTMDSQMLASNTMDSQMLASSTMDSQMLATSSMDSQMLATSSMDSQMLATSSMDSQMLATSSMDSQMLATSSMDSQMLATSSMDSQMLATSSMDSQMLATSSMDSQMLATSTMDSQMLATSSMDSQMLASGTMDSQMLASGTMDAQMLASGTMDAQMLASSTQDSAMLDSKSPDAYRLAQDPYRLAQDPYRLGHDPYRLGHDAYRLGQDPYRLGHDPYRLTPDPYRMSPRPYRIAPRSYRIATRPYRLAPRPLMLASRRSMMMSYAAERSMMSSYERSMMSYERSMMSPMAERSMMSAYERSMMSAYERSMMSPMAERSMMSAYERSMMSAYERSMMSPMDRSMMSMGADRSMMSSYSAADRSMMSSYSAADRSMMSSYTADRSMMSMAADSYTDSYTDTYTEAYMVPPLPPEEPPTMPPLPPEEPPMTPPLPPEEPPEGPALTTEQSALTTESTWPTELPALPPEESVSLPEPPVSQSEISEPLAVPANYSVSASEPAVLAAEAIVGVAEPPSEPVSSVTSTPVQSAEVAEHEMIAETPVTSVVSETPIMSAEPTMFTSQPALMPEMAETFDSLRASGHAASEVSMSPLEPAVTIPESAQSTSELPAMVVSELPSTVVPEPPAMAVPEPPAMAVPELPAVAVTESSAVAVPEPLVAAGPEPLAVSEVLVVAVSESPAVLEPEHLPVPVPVVSALEPTVPIVDPAVSVLQPAMIASEPSVSVQESTLTVSEPAVTVSAQTQVISTELVLESTSVILESSVMSSTHIIKGMNLISGDSNLAPEIGMQEITMCSGEEPPAEGHLKSDCYGSEQGVSIDLNVNSHLITKEMEHNTASAASTGGVGEIGEEKILPVNETEQCTVLVTCPGVSEAEVGGSLSSADPLALEPDAKGTSEGIEFAIASALSSVNKYDVEVSLTTQDTEHDMVISTSPSGGSEADIEGPLPAKDIHFDVPSNHNLVGEDAEGPLPMKESDQAVAVALSPKESSGEDKEVSLHSEEILPDTGFSANIEDINEADLVRPLLPKDMERLTSLRAGIEGPLLPSEVERDKSAASPGVIGLPERASESSSEEKDDYEIFVKVKDTHEKSKKNKNRDKGEKEKKRDSSLRSRSKRSKSSEHKSRKRTSESRSRARKRSSKSKSHRSQTRSRSRSRRRRRSSRSRSKSRGRRSVSKEKRKRSPKHRSKSRERKRKRSSSRDNRKTVRARSRTPSRRSRSHTPSRRRRSRSVGRRRSFSVSPSRRSRTPSRRSRTPSRRSRTPSRRSRTPSRRSRTPSRRSRTPSRRSRTPSRRSRTPSRRSRTPSRRRRSRSVVRRRSFSISPVRLRRSRTPLRRRFSRSPIRRKRSRSSERGRSPKRLTDLDKAQLLEIAKANAAAMCAKAGVPLPPNLKPAPPPSIEEKVAKKSGGATIEELTEKCKQIAQSKEDDDVIVNKPHVSDEEEEEPPFYHHPFKLSEPKPIFFNLNIAAAKPTPPKSQVTLTKEFPVSSGSQHRKKEADSVYGEWVPVEKNGEENKDDDDNVFSSNLPSEGRVKRQGRVRRQLKQPAASHLTVTRCSSLCGTKPQSEKHRIAEKSVITSLPNIGPSMHLWEGSPRYNYLASRFASRLYSSRFWW